CGGTCGTGAGGATCCGAAAGGCGGGTGAGTAGCATGGCAGAGGCAAGGCCTCAGGCCCAAGTTTTCGATGCCCGCAGCGGTGACAGTTCCAGGCTCGACCTCTCGGGTATTCGCTTCGAAACGGAGCCGAAGGAGCACGTTATCCACCGGGCCGTTGTTCAGGAGCTCGACTCGAAGCGCCGCTGGACGGCGTCCACGAAGGGTCGCAATGAAGTGCGTGGTTCCGGGGCGAAGCTCTGGAGGCAGAAGGGGACGGGCCGCGCCCGCGTAGGCGACGCTCAGTCCCCGACCCGCTACGGCGGTGGCACATGGGGCGGTCCGAAGCCCAAGCACGCAAGGTTCGGGAAGAGGATCAACCGTAAGGAAGCCGCAGCGGCCTTCAACGGTGCGCTCTCCGCCAAGGCGGCGGACGGTGAGGTCTTTGTCCTTGATTCCCTGTCCTTCGACGCGCCCTCCACGAAGGTCGCGAGGGAGCTTGTCGGGAGGATGGACCTGAACGGTCCGGTGCTTCTCGTGCTGACCGACGACGACGCGAACGCCGCACTCTCGTTCAGGAACCTGCCGGAGTTTGCGGTGGTCACCCGGCGCGAGCAGTACGGTGTATACGAGCTGCTCCGGGCGCGCGAGGTCGTGTTCTCGCGGGCCGCTTACGAGAAGCTCATCAGGGAACCGGGAGGTGAGGTGTAGTGGATCCGCACCAGGTAATAATTCGTCCGGTCATCTCGGAGAAGAGCTACACGCTTATCGAGACGGAGGGCCAGTACACCTTCCAGGTTGACAAGCGGGCGAACAAAAACCAGATCAAAGCCGCCATCGAGAGCGCCTTCGACGTTTCCGTACACAAGGTGAACACGTCGAACGTGAAGAGCAAGCCGAAGAGACAGGGCCTCACCCGCGGACGCACCGCGACGTGGAAGAAGGCCGTCGTAAGGCTGGCCGAGGGCGATACCATCGAACTGTTCGAGGGAGTCTAAGTAGATGCCAGCTATACGTTACAAGCCGACAAGCGCGGGGCGGAGGAACTCCTCCGTTCTGACGCGGGAGTCGGTAACCCGGGAGAGGCCGGAGAAGAAGCTCGTCAAGAAGCTTCACAAGACCGGCGGACGAAACAACCACGGGCGCATCACGACCCGTCATATCGGCGGCGGTCACAAGCGTCGTTACCGCCTTATAGACTTCAAGAGGCGCAAAGACGGCGTTCCGGCGACGGTCGCGACCATCGAGTACGACCCGAACCGCTCGGCGAACATCGCGCTGCTTCACTACCACGACGGTGAGAAGCGCTACATCCTCGCCCCGCGCAACCTGACCGTGGGCTCGATAGTCGAGTCCGGCCCTGAAGCGGACGTGGACGTGGGGAACACTCTGCCGCTCTCGCGGATTCCGGTCGGTACGGTTATCCACGCGGTGGAGTTGCAGCCGGGACGCGGCGCTCAGATGGCCCGTTCTGCGGGCGTGAGCGCCCAGCTTGTAGCTCGCGAAGGGAAGCTCGTAACGCTGCGGCTGCCCTCGGGTGAGCGGCGGCGGGTTCAGGCCGAATGCCGGGCCACGGTCGGGGTAGTCGGGAACCAGTCGCACCAGAACGTCAGGTGGGGCAAGGCCGGACGGAAACGTCACCTGGGGATTCGTCCTACCGTTCGCGGTACGGTGATGAACCCGGTGGACCATCCGCACGGTGGTGGCGAGGGCAAGTCAACGCCGGGTCGCGCCCCGGTTACGCCGTGGGGGAAGATCACACAGGGGTCGCCGACCCGCAAGAAGCACAAGCCTTCGGACGCGATGATCGTGCGCCGCAGGCGGAAGGGCAGGAGACGCTAAATGACGCGATCTGCAAAGAAAGAACCGTTTGTCGAGGAACGCCTCATGGAGCGCGTCCTCCGCATGAACGAAAACAACGAGAAGCGGATGCTGAAGACCTGGAGCCGGGCGTCGGTTATCTACCCGGAGTTTGTCGGTCACACTATCGCCGTCCACGACGGGCGCAAGCACGTGCCCGTCTTCTGCACGGAGAACATGGTCGGCCACAAGCTCGGGG
This sequence is a window from Rubrobacter indicoceani. Protein-coding genes within it:
- the rplW gene encoding 50S ribosomal protein L23, whose translation is MDPHQVIIRPVISEKSYTLIETEGQYTFQVDKRANKNQIKAAIESAFDVSVHKVNTSNVKSKPKRQGLTRGRTATWKKAVVRLAEGDTIELFEGV
- the rplD gene encoding 50S ribosomal protein L4, producing MAEARPQAQVFDARSGDSSRLDLSGIRFETEPKEHVIHRAVVQELDSKRRWTASTKGRNEVRGSGAKLWRQKGTGRARVGDAQSPTRYGGGTWGGPKPKHARFGKRINRKEAAAAFNGALSAKAADGEVFVLDSLSFDAPSTKVARELVGRMDLNGPVLLVLTDDDANAALSFRNLPEFAVVTRREQYGVYELLRAREVVFSRAAYEKLIREPGGEV
- the rplB gene encoding 50S ribosomal protein L2, whose product is MPAIRYKPTSAGRRNSSVLTRESVTRERPEKKLVKKLHKTGGRNNHGRITTRHIGGGHKRRYRLIDFKRRKDGVPATVATIEYDPNRSANIALLHYHDGEKRYILAPRNLTVGSIVESGPEADVDVGNTLPLSRIPVGTVIHAVELQPGRGAQMARSAGVSAQLVAREGKLVTLRLPSGERRRVQAECRATVGVVGNQSHQNVRWGKAGRKRHLGIRPTVRGTVMNPVDHPHGGGEGKSTPGRAPVTPWGKITQGSPTRKKHKPSDAMIVRRRRKGRRR
- the rpsS gene encoding 30S ribosomal protein S19, which encodes MTRSAKKEPFVEERLMERVLRMNENNEKRMLKTWSRASVIYPEFVGHTIAVHDGRKHVPVFCTENMVGHKLGEFAPTRTFRTHRKDDRSARRR